TCGGCGCGCCGGTCATCGGCCTCAACGACAGCGGCGGCGCGCGCATCCAGGAAGGCGTCGCCAGCCTCGGCGGATATGCCGAGGTGTTCCAGCGCAACGTGCTGGCCAGCGGGGTGGTGCCGCAGATCAGCCTCATCATGGGCCCGTGCGCGGGCGGGGCGGTTTACAGCCCGGCGATGACCGACTTCATCTTCATGGTGAAGGATTCGAGTTACATGTTCGTCACTGGTCCTGACGTGGTGAAGACCGTCACCAACGAGGTCGTCACGCAGGAGGAACTCGGCGGCGCGATCACCCACACCACCAAGACCAGCGTCGCCGATCTCGCGTTCGAGAACGATATCGAGACGCTGCTGCAGACCCGCCGGTTATTCGACTTCCTCCCGTTGTCGAACCGCGAAAGCGTGCCCGAGCGGCCGACCGCCGATGCGTGGGACCGCGTCGAGGACAGCCTCGACACGCTGATCCCGGCAAACGCCAGCCAACCTTACGACATGCACGAAGTGGTCCGCAAAGTGCTCGACGAAGGCGACTTCTTTGAGGTGCAGCCGGCGCACGCGGGCAATGTGCTCACCGGCTTCGGCCGGGTGGAAGGGCGCACCGTAGGCGTGGTCGCCAACCAGCCGATGGTGCTCGCCGGCGTGCTCGACATCAACTCGAGCAAGAAGGCCGCGCGCTTCGTGCGCTTCTGCGACGCGTTCGAGATCCCGATCCTGACTTTCGTCGACGTGCCCGGCTTCCTCCCCGGCACCGCGCAGGAGCACAACGGCATCATCAAGCACGGCGCCAAGCTGCTGTTCGCCTATGCCGAGGCGACCGTGCCCAAGATCACCGTGATCACCCGCAAGGCCTACGGCGGCGCCTACGACGTCATGGCGTCGAAACACCTGCGCGGCGACCTCAACTACGCCTGGCCCACCGCCGAGATCGCCGTGATGGGCGCCAAGGGCGCGGTCGAAATCATCTTCCGCGGCCTGCCGGCGGAGCAACAGGCGGAGAAGACTCGCGAGTACGAGGAACGCTTCGCCAACCCGTTCGTCGCGGCGCAAAGGGGGTACATCGACGAGGTGATCTACCCGCACTCGACGAGGCGACGGATCGCGCTGGGCTTGCGCAAGCTACGCGGGAAGGTGCTCGAGAACCCCTGGAAAAAGCATGATAATATTCCGTTGTGAGTAGCGCTCGCGAACCGATCGACGGCACGTTTTTCGGCCTTGAGTTCTCAATTCCGCACTTCGCAGGAATTGCGTGCGTCGCACTCTGCGGTGTTTATGCGTTCTGGGTATTCTACCGCGCGATGAAAACCGGTATTCATGATTTTCGACACCGAACAGTGCGTTCGGAAGAGCCCCACATGTTCGCCTTCCAAGTTGGCCTGACAGCGTTCCTCGGTGCTGTTGCCGTTGCAGGTGCAATTGTATGGGCACTCGATTTGGGGATGAAACCATGAAACTCGGCCGTCTCAATCACATCGGCGTCGCGACGCCCTCGATCGCGGATAGCGTGGTCTATTACCGCGAGGTGATGGGTGCGACGCGGATCACCGAACCGTTCGATATGCCCCAGCAGGGGGTGAAGGTCTGCTTCGTCGACACGCCGACGGATACCGGCCTGAACGGCACGCAGATCGAGCTGATCGAGCCGCTGGGCGAGGGCTCGGCCATCCGTGGGTTCCTGGAAAAGAACCCGCTCGGGGGGCAGCATCACCTTTGCTACGAGGTACCCGATATCGAAGAGGCCCGCGCGTGGTTTGAAGGGCTGGGCAAGCGCGTGCTCGGCCCCACCCGCATCGGCGCGCACGGGACGCCGATCTTCTTCCTCCACCCCAAGGACATGATGGGTCAGCTGACCGAGATCATGGAGACGCCCAAGAGCGACCAGCATTGGTCGAACTGAACCGCGACGGACGGCATCAGCCTCCCTCTCCGTGACCTCTATCGAGGCTGTTCTTCCGGCGATCGGGTGGAAAAGGAAAAGCCTTGGCCCGGATCAAGTGCGGGCCGACGATGGTGGGTTGTGCAGCGCGAAATCCCGCGCCACACCGATTGCGAAACGAACCGCATTGGAAGGCATTTGGGGGAGGGCGCCGACGTGGCCGAATACGAAACGATCCTGACCGAGCGCACGGGCGGCGTGCTCAAGATCACGCTCAACCGGCCGGACCGCCTCAACGCCGCATCGATCGAACTGGCCGACGAATTCACCGCTGCCCTTTACGATCTGGGCGATGCGCGCAGCGTGCTGATCACCGGCGCGGGAAAGGGCTTCTGCTCGGGCGCCGATCTGGCGGCGCGGGGCGAGTCGAGCGCAATCACCGGCACGGGCGGCAGCCACCGTGCGCTGCAGAACCACTACAACCCGCTCATCACCCAGATCATGCGCTGCCCTGTTCCGGTGGTGACCGCGGTGAACGGCGCGGCGGCCGGCGTAGGCTGCTCGATCGCGCTTGCCGGAGACTTTGTGCTCGCCGGGCGTAGCGCCTATTTTCTCCAGGCGTTCGTCAACATCGGGCTTGTCCCCGACGGCGGCTCGACCTGGCTGCTGGCCCGCGCGATCGGCCGCGCGCGCGCCACCCGCATGATGATGCTGGGCGAGAAGATAGGCGCGGACCAGGCCGAGGAATGGGGCCTGATCTACAGGGCCGTAGACGATGCCGCGCTGATGGACGAGGCCGCGGGGCTGGCCGCGCGCCTGGCCGATGGCCCGACCCTGTCCTACTCCACGATGAAGGCGAACATCCTGACCGCGCTCGACGGCACGCTGCCGCAGGTTTTCCTGGCAGAGGCGGAAGGCCAGCGCACCGCCGGCGCCAGCGCCGATGCCATGGAAGGCGCCATGGCCTTCCTGGAAAAGCGCAAGCCCCGCTTCCAGGGGCGCTAACCCGCCGCGCAGCCGCGCGCGGATGGCACGGGGGCAAGATTTGCTTTCGTTGACCCCGCCGCGCGAAATCGTCAGTGCGGAAGCGCAAAAATCGGCATCGCGCGCGCCCGGCCTTCATCACGGGCGCGGGGGGGGCCTGCGCGGGCGTGTCTTGCACATCGCTCGCCGCGAACGGTTAGGGATTTGAGAATGACGGGTAAGAGCAGGACGGACTGGCAGGCCCTCGCCGACAAGGAAGTGAAGGGGCGCGATCTCGCCTGGCACACGCCCGAAGGTTTCGCGATCCAGCCGCTCTACACCGCCGAGGATGCGTCCGGCGACGAGGGCCTGCCCGGCTTCGCGCCGTTCACGCGCGGCGTGAAGGCGAGCATGTACGCCGGTCGCCCGTGGACGATCCGCCAGTATGCCGGCTTTTCGACCGCCGAGGAATCGAACGCGTTCTACCGCCGCAACCTGGCGATGGGGCAGAAGGGTCTATCGGTCGCGTTCGATCTTGCCACCCACCGCGGCTACGACAGCGACCATCCTCGCGTGGTCGGCGATGTCGGCAAGGCGGGCGTGGCGATCGACACCGTGCGCGACATGGAGATCCTGTTCGAGGGCATCCCGCTCGACCAGATGAGCGTTTCCATGACGATGAACGGCGCGGTGATCCCGGTGCTGGCGTTCTTCATCGTCGCGGCGGAGCGGCAGGGGGTGAGCCAGGACAAGCTCGACGGGACCATCCAGAACGACATCCTGAAGGAGTTCATGGTCCGCAATACCTATATCTATCCGCCCGAACCGAGCATGCGGATCGTTTCGGACATCATCGCATATACGTCCGCCAACATGCCGAAATTCAACAGCATTTCGATTTCCGGCTATCACATGCACGAAGCCGGGGCGACGGCGGTGCAGGAACTGGCGTTCACCATCGCTGACGGCAAGGAATATGTCCGACGCGCCGTCGCCAGCGGGCTGGATATCGATGCCTTCGCCGGACGATTGAGCTTCTTCTTCGGCATCGGCATGAACTTCTTCATGGAGATCGCCAAGCTGCGCGCCGCCCGCACGCTGTGGTGGCGCACGATGGACGGGCTCGGCGCGAAGAGCGAACGCAGCAAGATGCTGCGCACCCATTGCCAGACCAGCGGCGTCTCGCTGCAGGAGCAGGATCCCTACAACAACGTCATCCGCACCACGGTGGAGGCAATGGCGGCGGTGCTCGGCGGTACGCAGTCGCTGCACACCAACGCGCTCGACGAAGCAATCGCGCTGCCGACTGATTTCTCCGCCCGCATCGCCCGCAACACGCAGCTCGTGCTGCAGGAAGAAAGCGGGATCACCCAGGTGGTCGATCCGCTGGGTGGTTCATATTACATCGAAGCATTGACCGCCAAGTTGGTGGAAGAAGCCGAAAAATTGATCGCTGAAGCCGATGCGGCGGGCGGCATGACCGCCTATGTCGCGACCGGCCGCCCCAAGGCCGCGATCGAGGAAGCGGCTGCCGCCAAGCAGGCGGGCATCGACAAGGGCGATACCGTGATCGTCGGCGTTAACAAGTATCGCAAGGCGCAGGAGGATCATCTCGAAACGCTCGAGGTGGACAATCACGTGGTGCGCGAAGGCCAGATCGCGCGGCTGAAGGCCGTGCGGACCGGGCGGGACGAAGCGGCGTGCCAGGCCGCGCTCGAGGCGCTGACCGCGGGATGCTCGGCTGGCGGCAATCTCCTGGCGCTGGCAGTTGAAGCGGCGCGCCACGATGCGACGCTGGGTGAAATCTCTGCCGCGATGGAACAGGCGTTCGGTCGCTACGGCACCAGCCCGGCGCCTGTTACGGGTATCTACTCCGCCGCCTACGAAGGCGACAGTCGCTACGCGCAGGTCGTGGAAGGGGTGCAGGCCGTAGCTCGGCGGTTGGGACGCGCGCCCAGGGTCATGGTCGCAAAGATGGGGCAGGACGGGCACGACCGCGGCGCCAACGTGATCGCATCGGCGTTCGCCGACATGGGCTTCGACGTGACCAGCGGGCCGCTGTTCCAGACCCCTGCGGAGACGCGCGACATGGCGCTGGAGCGCGATGTCGATGCGATCGGGGCATCCAGCCTTGCCGCCGGGCACAAGACGCTGATCCCCGAACTGATCCAGCTCCTGCGCGAGGCAGGGCGGGCAGACATCAAGGTCGTCGCGGGCGGGGTGATCCCGCCGCAGGATTATGACTTCCTGCGCGAAGCCGGGGTGCAGGGCATCTACGGCCCCGGATCGAACGTGGTCGAATGCGCGGCCGATATGCTGCGCCTGCTCGGCCACAACATGCCGCCGCTGGGCGAGACGCTGGAGGCGGCCGAATGACCCTCGTTCTCGCCCGGATGATGGACGCCCGCGGATGAATTCCTCCCAGGCCGCCTTCCTGCCCATCGCCGCGATGATGTTCGCCGCGGGGCTGGGCATTCCCATCTTCGCCTCGCTCAACGCGGGGCTCGGCCAGCAGCTGGGCGGGCCGGTGGCGGCCACGGCGGTCACATTCGGGGTGGGGTTGGCCATCGCGCTGGCGGTGCTGGCGTTGACCGGCGTGCCGGACCGCGCGGCCTTCACCTTCGAGCGGCCATGGCTGTGGATCGGCGCGGTCTTCATGCTGTTCTATGCCACATCGGTCGCCTACGCCGCGCCCCGCATCGGGCTGGGCAACGCGATCTTCTTCGTGCTGCTGGGCCAGATCGTGGCAGCCGCCGCCATAGACCACTTCGGCTGGCTTGGCGCGATCCAGAGCGCGCTTACGCCAAGGCGCCTGGTGGGCATCGCGGTGATGGCCCTTGGCCTCTACCTCGCAAGGAGACCCGCTTGACCGTTCGCACCGACTGGACGCGCGAGGAAATCGCCGCGCTGTTCGACCTGCCGTTCACCGAACTGCTGTTCCAGGCGGCGAGCGTGCACCGCGAGAACCACCCGCCTGCGGAGGTTCAGCTTTGCACGCTGCTCTCCATCAAGACGGGCGGCTGCCCGGAGGATTGCGGCTATTGCTCGCAGTCGGTGAAGGCCGATAGCGGCGTTCCGGCCAGCAAGCTGATGGACGTGCAGGCGGTGCTCCAGTCCGCCGCGCAGGCGAAGGACCACGGCAGCCAGCGGTTCTGCATGGGCGCCGCGTGGCGCAATCCCAAGGACCGCGACATGCCCGCGATCGTCGAGATCGTGAAAGGCGTGCGGGCGATGGGGCTGGAAACCTGCATGACGCTGGGCATGCTGACGCCGGGGCAGGCCGGGATGCTCGCGGAAGCGGGGCTCGACTACTACAACCACAACATCGACAGCAGCCCGGAATACTATGAGCGGGTCATCACCACCCGCACGATGGGCGAGCGGCTCGACACGCTGGCAAACGTCCGCGCGGCGGGCATCAACGTGTGCAGCGGCGGGATCGTCGGCATGGGCGAGACGCGCGCCGACCGGGTTGGCTTCATCCACACGCTCGCCACCCTGCCGCAGCATCCGGAAAGCGTGCCGGTCAACGCGCTGGTGCCGGTCAAGGGCACGGTGCTGGGCGACATGCTGGCCGACACCCCGCTCGCCAAGATCGACGATATCGAGTTCGTCCGCACGGTGGCGGCGGCGCGGATCACGATGCCGATGAGCATGGTGCGCCTCTCCGCCGGCCGCGAGTCGATGAGCGAGGCGACCCAGGCGCTGTGCTTCCTCGCCGGCGCGAATTCGATCTTCACCGGCGACAAGCTGCTCACCGCGCCGAATGCCGGCGACGACAGCGACGCCGCGTTGTTCGCCAAGCTGGGCCTCACCGCGCTGCAAGGCGAGGAGCCGTTGCACGCCGCCGCTTGCCGCCAGCCCGAGCCCGCGGAATGAGGAACCGGACATGAGCCAACGCCGCGAAACCCTGACCATTCACGCCGGGACCCAGCCCGATCCGACCACGAAGGCGCGGATCACCCCGATCTACCAGACGTCGTCCTATGTCTTCGACGATGTCGAGCACGCCGCGGCGCTGTTCAACCTCGAACAGTTCGGCAACATCTACACTCGCCTGATGAACCCCACGACCGGCGCGCTGGAAGGCAAGGTGGCCGCGCTGGAGGGTGGCGCGGCGGCGCTGGCGGTGTCGTCGGGCCACGCGGCGCAGTTCCTGGCGTTCCACACGCTGATGGAACCGGGGTGCGAGATAGTCGCCGCGAACAAGCTCTACGGCGGGTCGCTCAACCAGATCGGCCATTCGTTCCGCAAGATGGACTGGCAGTCGCGCTTCGTCGATGCCGACGACCCGGCAAATGTCGCCGCGGCGATCACCGACCGGACCCGGGCCGTGTTCATCGAAAGCCTCGCCAACCCTGGCGGCGTGGTCCAGAATATCGCGGCGATCGCGGACGTGGCGCACAAGGCGGGCGTGCCGCTGATCGTCGATAACACGATGGCGACGCCGATGCTGTGCCGCCCGATCGAGCACGGCGCGGACATCGTCATTCACTCGGCGACCAAGTTCCTCAACGGCCACGGCAATTCGCTCGCCGGCGTGATCGTCGATTCCGGAACGTTCGACTGGGCTGCCGGCGGCAAGTACCCGTACCTGTCGCAGCCGAATGCGAGCTACCACGGCAAGGTCTTCACCGAGGCGTTCGGCAACGTCGCCTTCATCCTCGCCTGCCGCGCGCTGGGCCTGCGCGATCTCGGCATGGCGCTATCGCCGCAGAACGCGTTCTACACGCTGACCGGCATGGAGACGCTGGCGCTGCGGATGGAGCGGCACTGCGCGAACGCGCTGGCGCTCGCCAAGTGGCTGCAGAAACATCCGAAGGTCACGTGGGTCAGCTACGCCGGCCTGCCCGACAGCCCGTATCACGCGCTGGCCGGCAAGTACCTCGACGGCAAGGGCGGGGCGGTGTTCACCTTCGGCCTGTCGGGCGGATACGAGGCCGGCGTCCGGCTGGTCCAGTCTGTCGAGCTGTTCAGCCATCTCGCCAACCTCGGCGACACGCGCTCGCTGATCATTCACCCCAGCTCCACGACGCACCGCCAGCTTGACGAAGCCGCCCAGGTGGAAGCCGGCGCCGGCCCCGACGTGGTCCGCGTGGCCGTGGGCATCGAACATATCGACGATATCATCGCCGATATCGAACAGGCGTTGGAAAAGGTGTGAGGGTGCGCGCCGCATCGCTTGCCCTGGCCCTTGCATTCGGAGCAGCGGCGCCCGCCGCGGCCGGACCGACCGCCACCAGCGATCCATCTTCGATGTCCATCGTCCTCGGACGGAGCTATACGTTGCCCGCGCCATCGCTCGGCGACCAGCGCACGATCAATGTCGCCCTGCCGGCCGGTTACGACCAGCATCCCGAGCGCCGCTATCCGGTGCTCTACCTGATCGACGGCGGGGTCGATCAGGACTTCGTGCACATCGTCGGCACCGTGAAACTTGGCGCGATCTGGGGGCGTAATGCGGAACCGATCGTGGTCGGCATCGCATCGAAGGACCGGCGGCGCGAGCTGGTAGGCCGGACTGCCGATCCCAAGCTGGTCGCCCGCTATCCCACCGCCGGGGACTCGGCGAAGTTCCGGGAGTTCGTGCGCGATCAGGTGAAGCCGTTCGTCGCCGCTCATTTCCGCACTGACGGTTACAGCGGGGTGATCGGCGAGTCTCTGGCGGGATTGTTCATCGCCGAAACGTGGCTGCGCGAACCTTCGCTGTTCGACACCTACGCCGCCATCAGCCCGAGCCTGTGGTGGGACAACGGCG
This region of Tsuneonella aeria genomic DNA includes:
- a CDS encoding acyl-CoA carboxylase subunit beta, which produces MSANIAELERRRAAARRGGGEKRIAAQHAKGKLTARERLDVLLDEGSFEELDMYVEHDCSDFGMENQRIPGDGVVTGSGTINGRLVFVFSQDFTVFGGSLSKRHAEKICKVMDMALKVGAPVIGLNDSGGARIQEGVASLGGYAEVFQRNVLASGVVPQISLIMGPCAGGAVYSPAMTDFIFMVKDSSYMFVTGPDVVKTVTNEVVTQEELGGAITHTTKTSVADLAFENDIETLLQTRRLFDFLPLSNRESVPERPTADAWDRVEDSLDTLIPANASQPYDMHEVVRKVLDEGDFFEVQPAHAGNVLTGFGRVEGRTVGVVANQPMVLAGVLDINSSKKAARFVRFCDAFEIPILTFVDVPGFLPGTAQEHNGIIKHGAKLLFAYAEATVPKITVITRKAYGGAYDVMASKHLRGDLNYAWPTAEIAVMGAKGAVEIIFRGLPAEQQAEKTREYEERFANPFVAAQRGYIDEVIYPHSTRRRIALGLRKLRGKVLENPWKKHDNIPL
- the mce gene encoding methylmalonyl-CoA epimerase, coding for MKLGRLNHIGVATPSIADSVVYYREVMGATRITEPFDMPQQGVKVCFVDTPTDTGLNGTQIELIEPLGEGSAIRGFLEKNPLGGQHHLCYEVPDIEEARAWFEGLGKRVLGPTRIGAHGTPIFFLHPKDMMGQLTEIMETPKSDQHWSN
- a CDS encoding enoyl-CoA hydratase-related protein — its product is MAEYETILTERTGGVLKITLNRPDRLNAASIELADEFTAALYDLGDARSVLITGAGKGFCSGADLAARGESSAITGTGGSHRALQNHYNPLITQIMRCPVPVVTAVNGAAAGVGCSIALAGDFVLAGRSAYFLQAFVNIGLVPDGGSTWLLARAIGRARATRMMMLGEKIGADQAEEWGLIYRAVDDAALMDEAAGLAARLADGPTLSYSTMKANILTALDGTLPQVFLAEAEGQRTAGASADAMEGAMAFLEKRKPRFQGR
- the scpA gene encoding methylmalonyl-CoA mutase encodes the protein MTGKSRTDWQALADKEVKGRDLAWHTPEGFAIQPLYTAEDASGDEGLPGFAPFTRGVKASMYAGRPWTIRQYAGFSTAEESNAFYRRNLAMGQKGLSVAFDLATHRGYDSDHPRVVGDVGKAGVAIDTVRDMEILFEGIPLDQMSVSMTMNGAVIPVLAFFIVAAERQGVSQDKLDGTIQNDILKEFMVRNTYIYPPEPSMRIVSDIIAYTSANMPKFNSISISGYHMHEAGATAVQELAFTIADGKEYVRRAVASGLDIDAFAGRLSFFFGIGMNFFMEIAKLRAARTLWWRTMDGLGAKSERSKMLRTHCQTSGVSLQEQDPYNNVIRTTVEAMAAVLGGTQSLHTNALDEAIALPTDFSARIARNTQLVLQEESGITQVVDPLGGSYYIEALTAKLVEEAEKLIAEADAAGGMTAYVATGRPKAAIEEAAAAKQAGIDKGDTVIVGVNKYRKAQEDHLETLEVDNHVVREGQIARLKAVRTGRDEAACQAALEALTAGCSAGGNLLALAVEAARHDATLGEISAAMEQAFGRYGTSPAPVTGIYSAAYEGDSRYAQVVEGVQAVARRLGRAPRVMVAKMGQDGHDRGANVIASAFADMGFDVTSGPLFQTPAETRDMALERDVDAIGASSLAAGHKTLIPELIQLLREAGRADIKVVAGGVIPPQDYDFLREAGVQGIYGPGSNVVECAADMLRLLGHNMPPLGETLEAAE
- a CDS encoding DMT family transporter, whose product is MNSSQAAFLPIAAMMFAAGLGIPIFASLNAGLGQQLGGPVAATAVTFGVGLAIALAVLALTGVPDRAAFTFERPWLWIGAVFMLFYATSVAYAAPRIGLGNAIFFVLLGQIVAAAAIDHFGWLGAIQSALTPRRLVGIAVMALGLYLARRPA
- the bioB gene encoding biotin synthase BioB, which produces MTVRTDWTREEIAALFDLPFTELLFQAASVHRENHPPAEVQLCTLLSIKTGGCPEDCGYCSQSVKADSGVPASKLMDVQAVLQSAAQAKDHGSQRFCMGAAWRNPKDRDMPAIVEIVKGVRAMGLETCMTLGMLTPGQAGMLAEAGLDYYNHNIDSSPEYYERVITTRTMGERLDTLANVRAAGINVCSGGIVGMGETRADRVGFIHTLATLPQHPESVPVNALVPVKGTVLGDMLADTPLAKIDDIEFVRTVAAARITMPMSMVRLSAGRESMSEATQALCFLAGANSIFTGDKLLTAPNAGDDSDAALFAKLGLTALQGEEPLHAAACRQPEPAE
- a CDS encoding O-acetylhomoserine aminocarboxypropyltransferase produces the protein MSQRRETLTIHAGTQPDPTTKARITPIYQTSSYVFDDVEHAAALFNLEQFGNIYTRLMNPTTGALEGKVAALEGGAAALAVSSGHAAQFLAFHTLMEPGCEIVAANKLYGGSLNQIGHSFRKMDWQSRFVDADDPANVAAAITDRTRAVFIESLANPGGVVQNIAAIADVAHKAGVPLIVDNTMATPMLCRPIEHGADIVIHSATKFLNGHGNSLAGVIVDSGTFDWAAGGKYPYLSQPNASYHGKVFTEAFGNVAFILACRALGLRDLGMALSPQNAFYTLTGMETLALRMERHCANALALAKWLQKHPKVTWVSYAGLPDSPYHALAGKYLDGKGGAVFTFGLSGGYEAGVRLVQSVELFSHLANLGDTRSLIIHPSSTTHRQLDEAAQVEAGAGPDVVRVAVGIEHIDDIIADIEQALEKV
- a CDS encoding alpha/beta hydrolase — its product is MRAASLALALAFGAAAPAAAGPTATSDPSSMSIVLGRSYTLPAPSLGDQRTINVALPAGYDQHPERRYPVLYLIDGGVDQDFVHIVGTVKLGAIWGRNAEPIVVGIASKDRRRELVGRTADPKLVARYPTAGDSAKFREFVRDQVKPFVAAHFRTDGYSGVIGESLAGLFIAETWLREPSLFDTYAAISPSLWWDNGALSNAAATLVGPAQQGKRLYLASEDEGAQYQAPINRFVAALGKAAGWCYAKPANVTHATIYHTMAPVAIQFLFPPAQAPDPQFGFEVPCSRKS